In the Pedobacter cryoconitis genome, TGCCGATGTTTTGTTACAGGCAGCCGAATGTGAAGCACAGGCAGGAAGTCTGGCTACGGCACAGCAATATGTAAACAGGGTAAGAGCCAGAGCTGCGAATAAAGAGGGTTGGGTTTATAAGTACACAGATGATGCTAATCCGCTTGGAGGATTCTCCGATGTTCCTGCAGCGAATTACAAAGTAAGTGAATATCCTGCCGGCGATTTTGCCAGTCAGGGTCAGGCTTATGCGCTGAGTGCAATTTATTATGAACGCAAAATAGAACTGGCGATGGAAGGACACCGCTTTTTTGACCTGGTACGCTGGGGTATTGCAGAGAAAGAACTGAATGCCTATTTCACTTTCCAGGGCAAGATAACTTCTGATGTACGAAGGGGAAAATTCACGTCCGGAAGAAATGAGTATTACCCTGTACCTCAACGTCAGATTGACCTGAGTATTCAGGGCGGCACAAAAATACTGACACAAAATCCTGGATATAATTAGCCAGAAAATTCATTCAGGAACTCCCTATATTTAAGGAAGTTCCTGTTAAAAAAAGGAATAAATCTATTAAGCCTATGAAACCACTAACCGAGCGTTTTCTTTCCCTGGATGTATTCCGTGGCATGACTTTATGTTTCATGATCATTGTAAATTCTCCCGGAAAAGGCGCAACACCTTTTGGCATACTTGAACATGCCGCGTGGCATGGGTTCACCCCTACCGACCTGGTTTTCCCTTCGTTTCTTTTTGCAGTAGGGAATGCGATGAGTTTTTCTATGAAAAGATTCAGCCAGATGGACAATTCCCAGGTGCTGCTGAAAATATTTAAACGTACTTTTCTAATTTTCCTGATTGGTTTCCTGATCTACTGGTTCCCGTTTTTCAAACATGATAACCATGGACATATCATATTTGCAGACATCAGAGATACCCGTATTCTGGGTGTTTTACAAAGAATAGCGCTATGTTTTGGAATTGCTTCGCTAATGATCCATTACCTGTCAGGAAAAACTGTCATCTGGATGAGCGTTCTCTTTCTGGTAGGCTATTGGGTTTGTTTATTAGTTTTTGGTGATCCTGGTGCTGAACTAACGATGACAGGGAATGCAGGGTATTACCTCGATAAATTCGTGATGGGAACTTCCCATATGTATCATGGTGATCATCTGAATGGGCAACATATTGC is a window encoding:
- a CDS encoding acyltransferase family protein, producing the protein MKPLTERFLSLDVFRGMTLCFMIIVNSPGKGATPFGILEHAAWHGFTPTDLVFPSFLFAVGNAMSFSMKRFSQMDNSQVLLKIFKRTFLIFLIGFLIYWFPFFKHDNHGHIIFADIRDTRILGVLQRIALCFGIASLMIHYLSGKTVIWMSVLFLVGYWVCLLVFGDPGAELTMTGNAGYYLDKFVMGTSHMYHGDHLNGQHIAFDPEGILSTIPSIVNVIIGYFAGKFIQEKGKGYESIAKLFLVGSLFVFIAVCWNSVLPINKKLWTSSFVLVTTGLDLMIIGVLLYIIEVRQATQWTKFFVVFGKNPLFIYIVSDLLLIIIDLLFPQSHFSTWINVNFFQVIAPGPIGSLLFAISFMLACWLVGYILDRRKIYIKV